TCTATCGGGAACCAAGGAGCAGGGACATGGCGCTGACCATCAACACCAATCTCGGTGCGCTTCGCGCACAGCGAAACGTGGCCAACAATCAAACCGCCTTGGCGGGCAACCTGGGGCGGCTCAGCACGGGGCTGCGCATCAACACGGCAGCCGATGACGCGGCCGGGCTCGCCATCAGCGAGAACCTGCGGGCGCAGATTCGGAGCCTGGCCCAGGCCGAACGAAACGCCAACGACGCGGTTAGTCTGATTCAGACGGCCGAAGGTTCGTTGAACGAAGTCAGCGGCATCATGACGCGCATGCGCGAGCTGGCGGTGCAGGCGGCCAACGGCACCCTGGGCACGACCGAACGAGGGTTTCTGGACGACGAGTTCCAGGCGCTCTCGAACGAAATCGACCGTATCGCGGAAGTGACGGAGTTCAACGGCATCAACCTTCTGGATGGCAGCGCCTCGGCCGGTCTCGACTATCAGGTCGGCATCAATGCGACAAGCAACGATACCCTGACGGTCTCGATCAGCGACATGCATGCCAACCAGATCGGCGCGACCAGCACCGGAGCGGATACCATCGATGACATTGCCGTGACCAGCGTCTCCTCGGCGCAGTCCGCATTGGCCGTTATCGACCAGGCGATCAGCGATCTGTCCTCGGAGCGAGCCAATCTCGGCGCGGCGCAGAACCGGCTCAACGTCACCATCGCCAACCTCGGGAGCGCGCGCGAAAACCTCGCGGCTGCCAACTCCCGTATCCGCGACGTGGACATCGCGCAGGAAACGGCGGCGATGACCCGCAACAACATCCTTCTGCAAGCCGGAGTCGCCGTATTGGCTCAAGCCAACCAAAACCCGGATCTCGCCCTGTCGCTGCTGACGTAGCCCCGGGCTGCCCGATTGGATCGGGTCAGCCGTCGGTCGGCGCATACGAATAGAAGACCAGCTCCTGGGTCTTCTTATAGCTGTCGATGCATGCCAAGTAGGGGGCCGTGCTCGACCCCGTATCAGGGGCCGAGCACAGCAACGCTTCGCTATGCGATGGCTATGCGATGGCCATGCGATGGCTATGCGATGGCCATGCGATGGCTATGCGAGCAGCGAGAGCGCCATGGCCGGCATCTGGTTGGCCTGCGCCAGGACCGCCACGCCCGCCTGCATCAGGATGGTGTTTCGAGTCAGCTGCGCGG
This genomic window from Pseudomonadota bacterium contains:
- a CDS encoding flagellin FliC → MALTINTNLGALRAQRNVANNQTALAGNLGRLSTGLRINTAADDAAGLAISENLRAQIRSLAQAERNANDAVSLIQTAEGSLNEVSGIMTRMRELAVQAANGTLGTTERGFLDDEFQALSNEIDRIAEVTEFNGINLLDGSASAGLDYQVGINATSNDTLTVSISDMHANQIGATSTGADTIDDIAVTSVSSAQSALAVIDQAISDLSSERANLGAAQNRLNVTIANLGSARENLAAANSRIRDVDIAQETAAMTRNNILLQAGVAVLAQANQNPDLALSLLT